Proteins encoded by one window of Mustela erminea isolate mMusErm1 chromosome 7, mMusErm1.Pri, whole genome shotgun sequence:
- the TP53INP2 gene encoding tumor protein p53-inducible nuclear protein 2 isoform X2 gives MFQRLTSLFFSTPPPPEDPECPRAFVSEEDEVDGWLIIDLPEGPGLGPARLQSSPLEDLLIEHPSMSVYVTGSTIVLEPGPPSPHPDAALPDGDLSEGELAPARREPRALHHAAAAPLPARAALLEKAGQARRLQRARQRAERHALSAKVVQRQNRARESRSRRPKHQGSFVYQPCQRQFNY, from the exons ATGTTCCAGCGCCTCACCAGCCTCTTCTTCAGTACTCCACCTCCCCCCGAGGACCCCGAATGCCCCCGAGCCTTCGTCTCCGAGGAAGATGAAGTGGACGGCTGGCTCATCATTGACCTGCCGG AGGGGCCCGGACTCGGGCCCGCCCGCCTCCAGAGCAGCCCCCTGGAGGATCTCCTCATCGAGCACCCCAGCATGTCCGTTTACGTCACCGGCAGCACCATAGTGCTGGAGCCTGGGCCCCCTTCCCCGCACCCCGACGCTGCCCTGCCTGACGGCGACCTTAGCGAAGG GGAGTTGGCGCCCGCCCGCCGCGAGCCCCGGGCCCTGCACCACGCCGCCGCCGCCCCTCTGCCGGCGCGGGCTGCACTGCTGGAGAAGGCAGGCCAGGCGCGGCGGCTGCAGCGGGCCCGGCAGCGGGCCGAGCGCCACGCGCTGAGCGCCAAGGTGGTGCAGCGGCAGAACCGCGCCCGCGAGAGCCGTTCGCGCCGGCCCAAGCACCAGGGCAGCTTCGTCTACCAGCCGTGCCAGCGCCAGTTCAACTACTGA
- the TP53INP2 gene encoding tumor protein p53-inducible nuclear protein 2 isoform X1 → MFQRLTSLFFSTPPPPEDPECPRAFVSEEDEVDGWLIIDLPDSYAAPPSPGAAAAPAGRPPPAPSLMDESWFVTPPACFTAEGPGLGPARLQSSPLEDLLIEHPSMSVYVTGSTIVLEPGPPSPHPDAALPDGDLSEGELAPARREPRALHHAAAAPLPARAALLEKAGQARRLQRARQRAERHALSAKVVQRQNRARESRSRRPKHQGSFVYQPCQRQFNY, encoded by the exons ATGTTCCAGCGCCTCACCAGCCTCTTCTTCAGTACTCCACCTCCCCCCGAGGACCCCGAATGCCCCCGAGCCTTCGTCTCCGAGGAAGATGAAGTGGACGGCTGGCTCATCATTGACCTGCCGG ACAGCTACGCGGCTCCACCTAGCCCCGGGGCCGCCGCTGCCCCCGCaggccgccccccgcccgcgccctCCTTGATGGACGAGAGCTGGTTTGTTACCCCTCCCGCCTGTTTTACTGCAGAGGGGCCCGGACTCGGGCCCGCCCGCCTCCAGAGCAGCCCCCTGGAGGATCTCCTCATCGAGCACCCCAGCATGTCCGTTTACGTCACCGGCAGCACCATAGTGCTGGAGCCTGGGCCCCCTTCCCCGCACCCCGACGCTGCCCTGCCTGACGGCGACCTTAGCGAAGG GGAGTTGGCGCCCGCCCGCCGCGAGCCCCGGGCCCTGCACCACGCCGCCGCCGCCCCTCTGCCGGCGCGGGCTGCACTGCTGGAGAAGGCAGGCCAGGCGCGGCGGCTGCAGCGGGCCCGGCAGCGGGCCGAGCGCCACGCGCTGAGCGCCAAGGTGGTGCAGCGGCAGAACCGCGCCCGCGAGAGCCGTTCGCGCCGGCCCAAGCACCAGGGCAGCTTCGTCTACCAGCCGTGCCAGCGCCAGTTCAACTACTGA